The genomic DNA CGTCTTCCGCCATTACTCCCATTTACCTTTCTCTTTCACACTATCCCGCTCACACTCAGTTTACCAGCTTGACACCTTGCCCTTTCATCCCCACAAGTATAtgcatatttagaaatatataagtttgtcTGTCTTAATACTCATATGTTTGAGATTCTTACCACTTGACTTCTTTCTGACTACCCGTTACGACTATAAAagttgtatgaataacagccggaccAAAAATTTTAcatgccttctgaaacacgagGAACCAACGGACCAGCCGtgtcaagcttagcttaacctgtggactgtgatcgatcaatttcTTACCAGTGTTTATTGCCATAATATCAGTTCTGGGGAATGAAAATAGATGTGATCCTATTATCAGACCTACCAACAAAAAATTTCATAAGATTCCTACTAGCCGTTTCGGAAAAATCCAATTCCTTACCGACccgagaattttatttaatacatatttccTATTCCAGGCGACTTCGCAGTCCTGCTGAAGGCGGCATGTCGGTGAAGCGCGCGGTGTGCTACAACATCCTGTCGTCGGGGCTGTGCCTGCTGGGCATGGTGTGCGGCGTGCTGGCCGGACACGCGCCCTCCGCCACGCGCTGGCTgttcgccgccgccgccggcatGTTCCTGTACATAGCGCTCGTCGATATGGTGAGATATAGATTTAATGGTGGGAGGTTGGGGATCCGGGATCCGGTTTTGTTAGTGGGGAGAGGGGGGGctttgtccagctgtggaccgTATCGATGTGGTGAGATATGGGAGGGTAGAGAAGAATTTGGGCTGAAATGGTGGGAGGTTGGGGATCGGGTGTTGTTGGTGGGGGTGGGGGATTGGCGTTTGACCGACTGTGGACTATTGGGTTTGGGGGCATAAATGAAAGGAATTTGGCAGGAATTTGAAGCATGCGAAAAAACTGAAGAGAGTTTGAAAGGGATTTGGGCAAAATGACAGATTGTTTGCTACAGCCATCAATATGATACGAATATGCTTACACTATcaatatatcaatataaatgtaGTTTGGCATCTGGAGGAATATTGTGCCAAAAGTCAATATCGGGTGTCGTGTGGTGATTAAGATCAAGGTTTACTCTAGTTGACCCTTGTTTCACCACCGCGATCTGCCCCCCCATCCCCTTCACCAAATATTcgtattacaaaacatttaaaacctaataatattatttttcacattcTAGATGCCAGAACTAAGTACATCGCACAGCAAAGAGGGCACATTCTGCCAGTGCGTGCTACAACTGATGGGGCTCGCGACTGGCATTGGCATAATGCTGGTCATTGCTCTCTACGAGCAGGACCTCAAGAACTTATTCGGTTAACGTGTTAAAGTGACGAAATCCGTGCTAATGACAAAAATCCGTGCTAATGTGACCAAAATCCGTGATCCGTGCAAAATGTGAAATGATTCGCTGAGGATAATGTACAGTGCCAAGGACTGGCTTGATTCCTAAGTGTTGTTATAAGTTAAACTATGCGTAGGGGCTAACACAGCCTTGTACAGTTGATACGAGAGAGAGAAATTGAGATATTCTTCAAAAATGTAATTCGTGTGTGAATCTTGTAGTTTACTTATTTTGGTGCTAGTTTTCGCCGTATTTGTATGGTAAATGGTATCACTAggacaattttcattcaatagtACTTAACAGAAAGAGTGTTTATTTGTGTTGCGCTAATCTTTGAAACTACCTGTccgtttttatatatttttgtatttgatgaCACTCAgacacggaacaaatgatcatgctcatcaacaaacatttgtcctggtgggaatcgaacccacgacctcgatagaagtcagggtcactaaccactagaccaacaggccatttAAACCAAAATTTGATCATTAGTGATACCAAATACCTTAACAATGCTTCAAAAAAGCATTATTATCCATTTTCCTATATTTTAGTTATCATAATAACATTGACTgtaaaaaacttcaaacaaattcttttttcaataattttgtgaatagacaattaaaatgtatgtaaaaatgtaatttctctaaaatatataattatgtacttataaatGAAAGAATTGTGATAACAATACTACGAATTCAATTTGTTGctcgaatatttaattttttatttataaatgtatgtagatTGTCACTTTAAAATATACTATAGGATGTGGTCAATTTAGGTCTTTATTTAGTatgtacttattatatataatatatgtatagtttagttttaaaacaaaattttcctttgcgtttttatttttcccttcCGTGTTGAGATATCATGCGTTGAGTTTCTGAATGACtgaatattaaagaaattggTAGATGTctgaataaattttgaattttgagttTTGTGTTCGGCCAATCAAAATTAAGATCAGCTGATTAAACAACAAGTTAATAGGTCATTAGAACTGGGTAATAATGtatattcaatgtaaaaatggTTACTTAAACAagaattatgtaaaatgtaagaaataaattgaatatggtATATTGaaagaacatgaaataaaattgtcaagcgcaatcatttgaatgttttccgtcgtttttttattttacctatgtTATAGGCATTTGGCCACATccttaaaaatatctatgtatgtatttgaaaacCGATGCCGAAAACAGAATCTTCTTTTCTGCTGTCGGTTAAAATTGTTGCATAAGATACCATATCAATAAACATATATGAAGATATGAAACTTCTTAAtaattgttgatttaaaaattgtatgacaCATATGGAAAAAATTCTTTGActgacaataattataatacattttgcaAATAATTCCGTTATGAAAGATTTAGTGACGATTAAAGAAAGGAATGACAACTACTctgactttaaataaatcattagaGTTTTCTATTCTTATTTGATTCTAATAAGAAACCTCAAATTGTACTAGATAATCTTACTAAGacagaaatcaaaatcaaaattcatttattcaaaataggctacaaagttgcacttattgaatgtcaaagttacacagacagcttcccgtatcgcccacccttcaatAAAACATATAGTATTGAAGgtctaaaaacttatttaagtaataaaaagtcCTGTAGGCCAGCAACACAACCTAAAGTTAGTTAAATACATTAGAAATAATATGAATCCATCAGGATTTCAAACCTATTTAGTGCAATTTGTAGTTATTTTAACCTTAACTTAACTTCGTAAAAGATTAACGAATATTCTTTCTATGAAAAACAGCAGTTAACAAAAATTTTGTTGAatcaataatgttatatttattgtcaGTCAAATTACGACTCTACGTTTATGTTAATAAGAATCAAATTTAATATGACTGTCATAAAGCAAGTtctgtagacaagttacattactcctcgcgctaacgctgacgaatcactcaaatgtattgaactgacaagtcaaagtcacgtcacttgtcgaagaggaatgtcattccgtacatttgaatttatattttctactgtaaatatataaatatgacatTTGTAACCGAAGCTATCCTATGTGCTTTAATTAGATTTGAAATATACAATTGTAccgtaataattattatgtacacGAAAAGATTATCGTAAAAAAGTATACTTCAGAACTATAAgcagatatatatatatgtgcggacaacatcacatacattgttctgaacccaaagtaagttgctaaagcacttgtgttatggaattcagacacaacgaaggtaccacaaacacccagacctgagacaatgtagatatgtgattttttacattgtcccgaccggggattgaacccgggacctcagagctagcgacacctggaaagcggtgcgtacgccactcgaccacggaggttgtcTA from Trichoplusia ni isolate ovarian cell line Hi5 unplaced genomic scaffold, tn1 tig00000356, whole genome shotgun sequence includes the following:
- the LOC113507037 gene encoding LOW QUALITY PROTEIN: zinc transporter foi-like (The sequence of the model RefSeq protein was modified relative to this genomic sequence to represent the inferred CDS: inserted 2 bases in 2 codons); amino-acid sequence: EHSRAHHGHSHAHGHVHAPPSSIASVAWMVIMGDGLHNFTDGMAIGAAFASXIAGGFSTAIAVLCHELPHELGDFAVLLKXGMSVKRAVCYNILSSGLCLLGMVCGVLAGHAPSATRWLFAAAAGMFLYIALVDMMPELSTSHSKEGTFCQCVLQLMGLATGIGIMLVIALYEQDLKNLFG